DNA sequence from the Armigeres subalbatus isolate Guangzhou_Male chromosome 1, GZ_Asu_2, whole genome shotgun sequence genome:
CCTCGCCATCCTCACCACCAGAGCGAAGGTTACATGGAAATGAACGGCAGCGGCAGTGACATTGAATCTAGTCAGTGCGAAGGCTTCAATTCGGTATCgaatttgaattatttaaatGTGGAAGCGTTAACTGGAGGTGGACATGATGAAGTTGACTTCGTGCCCATCGATTCACAAAAGCAGTTGGAGAAAGACAAGGAGATTTTGAACAATCTGAATAGTAGCCACGACGTCAGTACAGGAAGAGAGCATGAGATATTGTTCAATGAGCTTAGAATAACCGAACCGGAATACTTCGAGTCCAGTGATATCAACAAAAGCGACACATTCAGCCAAGAATGTTCTAACTTGTTGGAAAATTGTAACGTGTATTGCAATAACGAGTTTGATTATTTAATACAACCATCTAACTTACCAGTGAGAAACGCTGAGTCTGAAAGTGATTACTCAGTTCAGCCATCGAATATTCCCATTCACGAATACAGTAattttgattttggcaatgaatATCAAAATAATCCTAGTAATAAGCAAATTAACGTAAATCAAGAGGCTGGTAGAGAGATTTCACATCTACGTTTGAGTTTTAAGAAAAAAGATCAAGATAGTGACTGCAAACCAAAGAGTTCTACCTTGAAGAGGCAAGAAAGCAACTCATCAAAAAAATCTGTAGATGACGAACTGCTGGAAATAATAACAGACTTCAAAAACAATGTGTTCACCATTCAGGAAGTTGAACAGCTAGTGGACTCTTGGAAGTCACGTAATGACGTCCAGAAGAGTTTCAAGGATAAAGCTGAGCAGTTACAAAGAATGCGAGAGGAATACGAGCGGATTCAGCAacaaatgaaagaaaaactaaAAAGACCAACCCCCTTCGAGAGGATGAAGAAAATGTTCACAAAAAGTAAGCACACCCCATCAAAGAAAGTGAATGCCATTGCCACAACTCCGTCGGACGTTTGTGACGACATCAAATTTTCAATGCTGTCACCAACGTCGAACTCACACCGACCAGTCAGCTCAACCAGCCTGCAAAGCATATCGAGCGGATCATCTGGCCGCATGAGTACGCTAAGCGGTGCTAGTGTCGGGGATAGCGGCACACATTCCGACTCGGATGAACGCAAATTTGGGTTTGTGAACAAAGACAACAATAGAAGCAGTTTGATGGACAATTACATGATCCCTCCAGCCCCAAGGCCAGTGATCACACCAGCGGGAACACCAACTCCTGTGGAGGAGAAGGATCGACCTTGTTTCAGTTCTGCAATTGCAAACGAGCATTATTGTATATTCCCTTCGAACATACCGGTATTTCAGGAGCCTTACAATGACTACGTCAATACTCCGTGTTCACTGCCGTTGAATCGCATTGATGAAACCAAAGAATCGGAGAATCAAGTGCAACCCATCAAGATTCAACGACACGAAATTATTTACTCACAATTGGAAAATGTGAGACCCACACTGAGTTCGTTTAGGACCTCTCTAGATGACAGCCAAACTTCGAGTATTGATGAAAAATAGTTAAGGTAACATAGACATTATTTAAATAACGAATGCATACATTTATATATGCTGAAACTGTGACTAAATGATTGTAAACGTAAACGAGACCGTGCATGTATATACCCTTTAGACACATAAGTACGCTCGATACTCATAAATTTTTTAGAGGCAACTTGAATATTATTCCTAATTACGCGCAGCTGGTAAAATATATACAGATTATTTATTCCGCAAAGCGAAATGGTTTATAAAACTGGTTTTGTCCGAAAATTCTAAACGAGTCGAATGACTGTATTGTAGCGTGGACTGATCGCGCGACAAAAATCAAGCAACATGTTTTGAAGCGCGACACCAGACGTAGCGTCCTGTCTGGTTGCGCCCTGTTGCGTCAAGTGAATTATCGCGCAGCGATTATAAAACCAATTGaaggggttagaagcagagagGTGTAAACCATCTCACCATTCGAtgttctgagcaaagatactaaTGAAATGATGGGATATTGATTTCAATTATCTTACCGCACAGTAAgcataccgtgacctgccctaattccgcgcatggCCTAATACCGtgattttcatcaaaaatcagaacctgggtatcatggacatcgtattatttggtgaaatgttcgaacatatttttttttatgaaaaccatgGTATTAGGCAAtacgcggaattagggcaggtcacggtatgcTTACTGTGCGGTAAGATAACTGAAATCAATATCCCATCATTTCAttagtatctttgctcagaacaTCGAATGGTGAGATGGTTTACACCTCTCTGCTTCTAACCGATAATTCACTTGGCGCAACCAGACAGGACGCTACGTCTGGTGTCGCGCTTCAAAACGGTAGTACAATATCCGccatgtataaaaaaaatcacggcACTTGTTTATAGTCACGTTACAATATCTCCCCCCTTTAGTTAGCCTTCTTGCAATAAATTAATTACAAATCTaaaattagttctagtttttatAATTCAATATCAGTTCAATAAacgtattcatcacatttttttcttttccgtcCGTGTAGATCGCCTTAGAATAGGGGGATGTTGTGAAACTGTTGAAACGAATTAGGTTGTAGTTCACGCAACGTAGGAAGTGGTGGCCTAGGGCTGGGTGTGAATCCCCTGAATTCATCTTCGCTCTCATCcatgtgaaaaaaatatcctTTTTGCGCTTCATTTCTTGCTCGACTGATTATCCTGTTGTGGTAGCTGGAGCGGCACATTATGCCTGCGTCCAGGTTGATTTCGTATCTTAATCTGCCCCTTGTGGGCCGAGACCAGAGTTGAACCGATGGAGATCTGTAATATATTCGAAGATATTCTTTTAATAAAACTTGCCTCCGAATTAAAAATTAGAATATGGGTCTTGTTCATGGTTTTTTATggtttcaattttttgttttaatggcTCGGCTAGCTGTCGTCTGTAACTGTTCTTTGGGTTGACTACGTCGAGCACTGTTTTTGGTTTGTAATTAAAACACTCTCAGACGGATACTTTCCTGCTTCAGATAGACAAGTATTACGGTAGTTAAACAGTTATTAGTTAATCCTATCATGAATGTCCATGCTTCTTATGACCGCGttaaatttcattaaaacatcCACTCTTACTAATCGTTCTACTAATCCATTGCTTTGGGATGGTAAGGTGGGCTTTGTCAAACATGGGTTTCTAGTATTTCTAGGCACCTAGGCGGCCGTTTTCCGTTACTACCACATCCGGTAGTCCAAATCTTGCAAAGAACGCTACAAACTCTTTGACAACTTTTTCTGCGTCCGTACCATACTTCATCCAAACTATTTATAACCATTTAGAAAAACTATTAACAATCAATAGAAAGATTCGTTCGAAATGAAAAAATCCCCATTCTGCTGAATGGTCTCAGAGTAGAAATCTATTCAGCAGTATCCCTGCGTGTAGTAGGGATTACAGATATTTTTATACATACTTCTAAACTTTTTACAAATGACTCAATGTCATTTTTAATACCGAACCAGTAAAAACTTCTTctagtttgttgttttattttcatgATCCTGATGTGATTTGCATGAAGTATTTGTATTTAAAATTTCTCGTTGTTAAGAGGTAGGCGCAATTACCCTATCATGAAAAAGCAACCATCAACCTCCTTCAATTCTTTATGatgtgaataaatatttttaaaacaatgcTCAAATCATTTTTAGTTTCTTTATCTATTGAAGTGGCATCAAATCGTTATTCCTGAGATAAGTTTAAACAGCTTATGTATTGCAACTTTTAGGGACTTCgattttcaatggaaaactAGACCAAAAGTGCGCATTTGCCATCTTATGTGCTGGCCTTTATTCAATGTTGTAGTCGTATATTGCCAATTCCATTACAAAACGCTGTATTCTGCATATTGCATTTCTTTGCCTAGTACATACATATACCTAACAAAGGCTGATAGTCAGTAAAAATGGTGAAGTTTTtaccaaataaaaatttataaaacttttttacTGTTGAAACCATCGCTAACACTTCCAAATGCAAATTACTTTTCTGAGCTTGATTATGCGAAAAAATGTGGGATGTTCCTCGCCATCTATGACATGTGAAATTACTCCACCAATACCGTATGAAGAAGCGTCTGTACTAACTACGATGGCCTTTTTTGGATCGTTAAACGTTAAAATGTTTGTTTCTAGTAACTTTTCTGTACACTGCTCAAAAGCTTCGTCACAATTTGAACCCCAGTTAAACCTTACTTCTTTTCTTAGAAAGTGGTACAATGGACTCAATGTTATCGATAAATTTGGTAAAAGCTTCCCATAATAACTGACTAGTCCCATGAATGTTTTAATtctgttgaattttttttctgtctttTGTGCTGCAACAATGGTTGATACCTTATCAGGATTGGGAAGAAGTCTGTTATGAAATGGCCCAAATATGGCAGATTAGTTACGAAAAACTTGCACTTTTTAATTAGATTAATCGTCACATACGCCTTTGATAGTTTATCCAGAACAAATATAAGTCTCTTGTACAAGTcctcaaagttttttttgtccTGCAATAAGGACATCGTCGAGACAAACATAAACGTATTCAATGTCTTGTAAGACGGCTTCCATCACCTGTTAAAATATGGCTATAAAATATGAGGGAGTCGATAATATGTGAATTAATTGTATTAATAATGTATGCTGTCGCTAAATCTGGAGAGCAAAAAATTTTACATCCTGTCAATGACGAAAATAAGTCTTGGGCAGTTGGTAACGGATAGGTGTTGGTGTTGATAGGTTAACACTTTATTGGTTGATGCTTTACAATTGATGACCAGTCTGATGTCACCATCTTTTTTTGATGATAGCAACAACCGGAGATGCCGATAGACTGGTTTTAATGGGAGTAATTATTTAGTCCTTTCCAAGTTGATTCTAATGGTCTACAACTT
Encoded proteins:
- the LOC134205246 gene encoding uncharacterized protein LOC134205246 isoform X3 gives rise to the protein MSTVDDILFVTSRHNEQAMMWVNHLKTCFDKITKQRGRLPFNFLHVKIDEDQITHQLAHRCQFTKLQIVIVCPTLLSLSSQFLQSNLKLLLKPERVLGMLLDVAEGRVWEIHKTTFPAYNKWRTCVVGDHEQSFVSELLGIATDILGRALRQQPLLSSDVANVVASPKAATAASHSTTGHQEAFTLFPRKVKVGQSKIIAILNEPMVKDDWIKIKIEKANEIIEITNIKRRNPYTIQFNIPESCMEISMMIGIRVEKNSIDLGCRPLKCESRLRELEQILKSQDAPMDFLCQSIGIAISDRDKLDTYLLHSFQRNIPPNFHLLNSVDAGEGLKTHRETNPEEYPTLLHFAAYWGLEKLCLQLMDCPGGDVACEMRNISGRTPADLAEIGSHFKLANSFKNFSQMHEFTTMYHYFKGISEASPNKIVIEPKSSSTKSANNTKESLPIVKSAPHAGSAPRHPHHQSEGYMEMNGSGSDIESSQCEGFNSVSNLNYLNVEALTGGGHDEVDFVPIDSQKQLEKDKEILNNLNSSHDVSTGREHEILFNELRITEPEYFESSDINKSDTFSQECSNLLENCNVYCNNEFDYLIQPSNLPVRNAESESDYSVQPSNIPIHEYSNFDFGNEYQNNPSNKQINVNQEAGREISHLRLSFKKKDQDSDCKPKSSTLKRQESNSSKKSVDDELLEIITDFKNNVFTIQEVEQLVDSWKSRNDVQKSFKDKAEQLQRMREEYERIQQQMKEKLKRPTPFERMKKMFTKSKHTPSKKVNAIATTPSDVCDDIKFSMLSPTSNSHRPVSSTSLQSISSGSSGRMSTLSGASVGDSGTHSDSDERKFGFVNKDNNRSSLMDNYMIPPAPRPVITPAGTPTPVEEKDRPCFSSAIANEHYCIFPSNIPVFQEPYNDYVNTPCSLPLNRIDETKESENQVQPIKIQRHEIIYSQLENVRPTLSSFRTSLDDSQTSSIDEK
- the LOC134205246 gene encoding uncharacterized protein LOC134205246 isoform X2, producing MESDLHDLTGESLMSTVDDILFVTSRHNEQAMMWVNHLKTCFDKITKQRGRLPFNFLHVKIDEDQITHQLAHRCQFTKLQIVIVCPTLLSLSSQFLQSNLKLLLKPERVLGMLLDVAEGRVWEIHKTTFPAYNKWRTCVVGDHEQSFVSELLGIATDILGRALRQQPLLSSDVANVVASPKAATAASHSTTGHQEAFTLFPRKVKVGQSKIIAILNEPMVKDDWIKIKIEKANEIIEITNIKRRNPYTIQFNIPESCMEISMMIGIRVEKNSIDLGCRPLKCESRLRELEQILKSQDAPMDFLCQSIGIAISDRDKLDTYLLHSFQRNIPPNFHLLNSVDAGEGLKTHRETNPEEYPTLLHFAAYWGLEKLCLQLMDCPGGDVACEMRNISGRTPADLAEIGSHFKLANSFKNFSQMHEFTTMYHYFKGISEASPNKIVIEPKSSSTKSANNTKESLPIVKSAPHAGSAPRHPHHQSEGYMEMNGSGSDIESSQCEGFNSVSNLNYLNVEALTGGGHDEVDFVPIDSQKQLEKDKEILNNLNSSHDVSTGREHEILFNELRITEPEYFESSDINKSDTFSQECSNLLENCNVYCNNEFDYLIQPSNLPVRNAESESDYSVQPSNIPIHEYSNFDFGNEYQNNPSNKQINVNQEAGREISHLRLSFKKKDQDSDCKPKSSTLKRQESNSSKKSVDDELLEIITDFKNNVFTIQEVEQLVDSWKSRNDVQKSFKDKAEQLQRMREEYERIQQQMKEKLKRPTPFERMKKMFTKSKHTPSKKVNAIATTPSDVCDDIKFSMLSPTSNSHRPVSSTSLQSISSGSSGRMSTLSGASVGDSGTHSDSDERKFGFVNKDNNRSSLMDNYMIPPAPRPVITPAGTPTPVEEKDRPCFSSAIANEHYCIFPSNIPVFQEPYNDYVNTPCSLPLNRIDETKESENQVQPIKIQRHEIIYSQLENVRPTLSSFRTSLDDSQTSSIDEK